In Pseudophryne corroboree isolate aPseCor3 chromosome 2, aPseCor3.hap2, whole genome shotgun sequence, the sequence gttttccgatgatacgtctgctgttcctaggaatgattctgggcatagtccagaaagaggtatttctcctggaggggaaagccagggagttatccgacctagtcagaaacctcctaaaaccaggccaagtatcagtgcatcaatgcacaggagtcctgggaaaaatggtggcttcttacgaagcgattccattcggcagatctcacgcaaaaacttttcagggggatttgcgggacgaatggtccggatcgcatcttcagatgcatcagcggataaccctgtctccaaggacgagaggtgtctcttctgtgggggctgcagagtgctcatcttctagagggcagcacattcagcattcaggactgtgttctggtgaccacggatgccagtctgagaggctggggaacagtcacacagggaagaaatttccaaggaagtgtggtcaagtctggagatttctctccacatgaatatactggagctaagggcaatttacgatgctctgagcctaggaagacctctgcttcaaagtcaaccggtgctgatccagtaggacatcatcatggcagtcgcccacgtaaacagacggggcggcacaagaagcaggagggcaatgacagcaaggattcttcgctgggcgaaaaatcatgtgataacactgtcagcagtgttcattccgggagtggacaactaggaagatttcctcagcatgaatgaattccacccggaaaagtgtgaacttcatctggaagtttccacatgtttgtaaaccgttgggaaagaccaaaggtggttatgatggcgtcccacatgaagcgccaggtctagagaccctcaggcaatagctgggacgctctggtaacaccgtgggtgtaccagtcggtgtatgtgttccctcctctgcctctcatacccagtgtatggagaatgataggaaggagaggagtaagaactatactcgtggctccggtttggccaagaagaacttggtacccggaacttcaagagatactagaaaggatcttgattcagcaagaatcatgtctgttccatgacttaccgcagccgcgttgacgggtgaacgccggatcctaagggaaaaaggcattccggaagaggtcatccctaccctggtcagagccaggaaggaggtgaccgcacaacattatcactgcttaggtgaaaatgtgttccatggtgtgaggccaggaaggctccacggaagaatttcaactaggttaattcctacatttcctgcaaacaggagtgtatatgggtctcaaattggggtccattaaggttcaaatttcgaccggtcgattttcttccagaaagaaattggcttcagttcctgaagtccagaagttgttaagggagtactgcatatacaacccccttttgatgtctccagtggcactgggcgatctcaacgtagtttgggattcctaaaatcacattggtttaaacaactcaaatctgtggatttgatatatctcacatggaaagcgaccatgctgttggtcctggcctcggccaggagagtgtcagaattggcggctttatctcacaaagccatatctgattgtccattcggacagagcaaagctgtggactcgtccccagtttctccctaaggtggtgtcagcgtttcacctgaaccagcttattgtggtacctgcggctactagggacttggaggactccaagttgctggatgttgtcagggccctgaaaatatagtttccaggtcggctggagtcaggaaatctgacttgctgtttatcctgtatgcacccaacaagctgggtgctcctgcttctaagcagactattgctcgttggatttgtagtacaattcagcttgcacattctgtggcaggcttgccacagcaaaaaatatgtaaatgcccattccacaaggaaggtgggctcatcttgggcggctgcccgaggggtctcggcattacaactctgccgagcagctacgtggtcgggggagaacacgtttgtaaaattctacaaatttgataccctggcaaaaagaggacctggagttctctcattcggtgctgcagagtcatccgcactctcccgcccgtttgggagctttggtataatccccatggtcctttcaggaaccccagcatccactaggacgatagagaaaataagaatttacttaccgataattctatttctcggagtccgtagtggatgctgggtgcccatcccaagtgcggattattctgcaatacttgtacatagttattgttacaaaaatcgggttattgttgtaggaagccgtctttcagaggctccttttgttatcatactgttaactgggtttagatcacaagttgtacggtgtgattggtgtggctggtacgagtcttacccgggattcaaaattcctcccttattgtgtacgctcgtccgggcacagtacctaactggagtctggaggagggtcatagggggaggagccagtgcacaccacctgatcggaaaagctttacttttgtgccctgtctcctgcggagccgctattccccatggtcctttcaggaaccccagcatccactacggactccgagaaatagaattatcggtaagtaaattcttattattatagctTTTATATAGGCAGTTAGCATTGTCGCCAGGTCATAGTTATACAGTAAAGTAATACCTGGTGTAAACCGCGGCACCAGTAACTTCATACATTACTGGAGACACACCTTGACTTTCCTCACACGATCTGGTCCTGAAGCTGGCTGGTTGCAGTGTTTGTGTCAGACTCTTAACATCTGTCTTGTTGTGTTGCAGGTTGCAGACTTATCCATGGGGGACTTATTACTGCACAACACCGTTGTATGGCTGAATCCTCCAGCATCACTGGGGAAATGGAAGAAGGACCCTGAGTTGGCAACTTTTGGTAAGCTCTTTTTGTACAGATCTGCTCATGACCGCAATTTACCACTCACCCACAAATACTTGCTGACGTCTTGGAGAAAGTAGTTCCGGCTGTGTGGTCATCCTCTTCACTGTCTTCTTTTATCTGCCAGTTTTCAAGGCTGCCGTGGTTCTGGTGTACAAGGACAGCTCCAAGCAGAAGAAGAAGCTGGTAAGTTATTTCCTGTTTACTCTGCGTTAGGGGGCTGTTATCCCAACCAAACTGTACAGAAGCTTTGCTGCCAAAATGTATTAGAACTCTTGCACAGTTCCTGTACTTGATACTGCTGTGTCCATTACTCTGCAGTGATTCTCTGGACAGCTCAGGGCTGAGGTTTCTATTCTATAATGCATACATTTTTTGTAGGGTGGATCACACCGGGCGTCGATGTTTGAGGACCGGGATCCATTTCGCTTCAGACACATGATCCCTACTGAGGCTCTGCAGCTCCGAGCACTGACCACATCAGGTAACCTCTGCATCTTGTAGTGTTCTCTACTTAAGATAGTGAAACGAACTTGATGGTTTGGCGTGCACCGGTCTCCTGCACACGGAGCACTGCATGTGAAGTCACATGATGTCATATgtcgtcactggctcctagtggatGAACAGATTATATCCTCAGGGGTGCAGTTAGGCTTCAGCGATTTTGTGTAAGGGATTGAGTATAGTGTAGCCAGGGAGGGAACTGTTCTGTTTCTAAAACGGCCGTAGTTTTACTtcaattctttttttctttttcttttttattattattactttttatccccatatattttatactggtttgGTTTAACCGtggaaaaaaagtttttaaaacccAAGCTAGCGGCTTTCTTGCTGTCCATTTGTAGCCTCATAAAGGTATTATATACCCTGGTGTAAGGTGAAGCAGATGTATGACGTTCATTTGGTTCTCTTTCCTGTAAGATGCTGAAACAAACTCTGTGTGCGAAATCGTCCATGTGAAATCGGAATCAGAGGGGAGGCCAGAGAGGGCTTTTCACCTATGCTGCAGGTACGTTCCTATTTAAATATATTATAAAGCTATTATTCAGTTACTTAGAGTTTGTGATTTCTGAGATAATGTTTTGAGAAAAACATGAGCGCCCTAGCAAGTACTGCGAGTTGGTTTTATTACATTTACAGCCGTATAATATTCTTACCGCGCCTTGCTGATGTATTACGAGCGCTGCTGTTTTATAGCGCTTACATGAAAAGCAAAAGCAGGTTCTGCCCACTCCCAGTGTCTGCTGCTGACTGCGCTGGAAGTGAGGTTATTGAGGTCTGAAACTGAATTTATTCCCAGATATGCACTTCGATCGGATGATTGGTTCTCTCCTGTTTCTGGCCCTCCAATCACATTGATGCCTTGCACAGTGTAAGGAACAATACACCTTCGTACCGCAGTACATGTGATATACATATATCCCGAGCTGTGTGCCGTGTTTCAGCAGCAGGCTAAGAACCGCCGGACTGCGCACAGAGCAGGACTTGGCGCCATCTGTGCTTGTATCCGTGTGACCGGTCTCCCTTTCTCTCCAGCTCTCCAGGGGGGAAGAAGGAGTTCCTGAGAGCTGTACACTCTATCCTGCGGGACAAGCATCGCAGGCAGCTGCTGAAAACCGAAAGCTTACCCAACTCCCAGCAATACGTTCCCTTTGGGGGCAAGAGGCTGTGTGCACTAAAGGGCGCTCGCCCTGCCATGAATAGAGCCGGTAAGTATTATCTTCCATAGTAATGTGGAAATGACTATGATTTGTAACCTGTTCTGTATCTCTGTAAAGCAGCTGCTATTGTACTGGATTCCCATCAAGGGTCCCTGTCATTTAGTTCTACAGTATGTGTCTGCTGTTGTGTAGCATACATGAGCATGCAGCGGAGCACAagggcagtggtgccgagagaggggggagagggtacaaattacccgggcccaggtctgatggaggggtccaATAGGGGTCCAGGccacctcccccttacctagcagcagcagctgcagctcttttcctcagcccatcacacgctgctgtgtactgagctgcagtgtggccatggaggtgcttaaaatacaattttttttccagtatttttttctaagggtacatgaccacacctcctgggattaggccacgcccctttaaaagtacctgggcccatcctggctctcgactgccctgcacaAGGGTCCCCAGTGACTGTAACTTCGAGTACCCCTGGGTATCAGTCTGGGGAGAGGAGGAAACCCCAGCGCACGCCTCGCAGTTGGAATAGGATTTTAAAAGGGCAGAAATTGTAAAATTAATAATTACATTACAGACgatggctgctgtgtgtttttacAACATATTTGTTTCGCTTCGCCATAAAGCTCCATATCATATTGCTGGATATTAAACTCCATCTAACGATGTTCTGAAACAGCAGCGCGGAGACAGGAGTGTTTGCTCACTCTGGAAAAGTTGGCGGCTGTTGCATAAAGTGAATCATCGCCGGTCACATGTACATCGCTAGCTGTCTAAGGCGAAACCAGAACTGCCTAACGGGCAAATGTTTCATAGGTTCTGTTTCTTCCTCTGCTTCACAATTGAACAACATCCTCATGCATGTCTGTGATCAAATGCGCTTGGAATAACTGAGGGGTTTAAAATGATTTCAACGTAATCTCATTGTTTACTTCATTGTAACTACAGTTACCATCAGCCGTTTGCAGATCCTAAATGTTCCCAGCACTGTCCATCGTTAAACTTACTGAATAGAAAAAAAATGGCTCAGAAAATAACTGTTTCTGTTGAGAAATAGAATCGCTAGAATATTAAATACAACATTTCTGCTGTAATGATTATAAAGTAAAGTATGACTGATCATTTAGGTAATTCTTACGCCACATATCGATGACACTGTTATAAATGAGACTGATGTAGGGGAAAAAAGGTGAAACCGTAAAGCATTTCACTTATGCCTGTCTTTGCAAAGCTGTAGTATAGAACGTCCCCATCCTCCTAGGTAATTGTTTATCCTTCAGAGATTTAGTTGGGTATAAAACTGTAAAATAAATCTGGTAGATTTTTATAGTCACAGCTTATACAGTGCTGTGCAAATGGGCTACAGGCGGAGCGTACGCCCACACCCGTTCGCGGGCACTCTTGCTGCGAGCATCTTATTGCAATGCATATGCATTTCATATATAATGACAGAGGACCTATCTGTACTTGACTTGCTGTTGACGTATTTGCAATGAAGATATTTCTAGAATATTTTCAGCACAGCTGTCCAGTAGGCCGTTATATGTATTAAAGTGCATTAAACTGTTTATCCGCTGTTTTCAGTCTTTTATATGGTTCTCCTTTTGTCATCTGTTTTTTGTCTTGCAGTGTCCGCTCCAAGCAGGTCTCTCGCCCGGAGAAGACGCCTTGTGAGGAATAGGTTCACCATTGATTCGGACACTGTCTACTCGACGAGCCCCGACAAAGAGTCGGAAACAGACACTGAACTTAAACCACCGCAGCAGACGACCAACAGCGGAGACACCGACCGCTGGGTGGAGGAGCAGTTCGACCTCGCTCAGTACGAGGAGCAGGAAGACGTCAAGGAGACGGACATCCTCAGCAGCGACGACGAATACTGCGAGTCCATCAAAGGTGGCTCCATGGAGAAAGATCTGAGTGAGCAGCTGGAAGGCACCTCCATCTCCAACAACCCAATAAGTAGCATGGTCCAGAACACAATAGGCTCCCACGCGTCCCGCATGACCCAGCTGAAGAAGCAGACTGCTTTTTCGGGAATGAACGGCAGCATCGAAAGCAACGCCGACGAAGTCATATGGGTGAAACGCGAAGACTTTGTGCCTGCCAGAAAACAAAACACCGAAATCTAAAACTGTCACTTTAAACGCTACAAAAGGGTCCATAAAGGTGAcagtatgcccccccccctcctcccccatgcaCTGTGGAAACATAATCCTCTGTACTGCACACTTGCACACACCACATCGGCAGCTAATCGGCCGCAGAGCCACATCGGGTTACAATAAAGCAACTTGCAACATCCTGTTACACAAGGCCCAGTCCTCCCATCGCTGGCGGAGAACGGGCttattactattatttattatAAAACAATCAGGGTTTGGACAGAAAGGGTAAAGTACAAAACGGTGGCAGAGAAGATGACAGGCAACGAGATAGCACAAAGAGGTAAAGGGATTCGTGTTGTGATCGCTCAGCCGGTccttgttctcccccccccccatcgcctttccattgtttttttaaatattgccGTATTTCTTCTCCTTCGCCCCCTCCATGTTCTGATACAGTAGCTTTGTATTTTAAGTGTTTTGAAGGATAGTTTTGGAATCTGTGTTACAAAGCTCTTTTCTTCCCCCCCTAGTTTTGACATTATTGCTGGTTATTTAAGTCATGTTTTAAAatagttttaatttttttatactgaGAAATAACCAATTGTAACGATGCCAAACTCTTCCCAGAGACTCGGATGTAAAACacgaagagagaaaaaaagaggaaagtccaagatatatatatttttttgttttggtaAATTTTTACCTTTTAAATTCAGGGACACGGAACGGAATGCGGAGCATTTTACATTCTAAACATACAGATGATCAAGTCTTTCATAGGAGATAGGACGCACTAGTTttatacgcatatatatatatatatattatatatttaataaAGAGAGTGTCAGATGAGGGCATCCACAAGTTCTACATTACACATATCCTGATTTTTCTAAGTCGTACTTCCATTCAAATCGCAACGCATCTACTAAATCCCGACCAGCTCATGGGCCGTTCGGATAGATCTCTTGCACTTAGTGTATTATATGACCCCACtttccaatttttattttattttatttttttctcgtttgaccacttcttttttcttcttccccCGCCAAACTACATGACGACCCAGCATCTTCTctagatttttcttttttttctttaaataaaatAACTTTTCTCCATTGTGACAAGAGAATTTTACGCGTTTGTGTTGTGACATCTTCATGTTGTGGTAACTTTGGTGGATATAGCTACTTAACATCTTACCGGGCAGAGCACCCTCACGGACCGTAGCTCTTAGCCAGCGCTTTTCCGGCACGGTAAGACCTTAAGGCCCATGTACATGACGCTAGATATCTTTCCATTGTGATGTGAACGAGTGAGGGTGTGACTTTGCTATACTTTGCTGCTTTGCAAAACCTAGTACATCTTTATATTTTTTCGGTTGGTGTGACGGTGAATTTTGCAACCCATGAGCAAAGCTTCTTCTGAACAAGATCCTCTCCTTTCGTAAATCTATCGTCACTCTATGCCATCTGCAATTCACTCGTGTACACCCCCTCCCCAACTTCGATATCAGAGGTCAGCAGTCGTGTGGTGTTCCGTACCAAGCAAAATATGGTCAATTGTGAAAAACTGGAAAGTCTGGTGCTTTTCTAGGTACCGTTGTATGTACATATTGTCATGACATGTCCTATGTCAGATGTTCTTATATATTTCTTTTATAAGCTGAAAGAAggtctatttttatgtttttaggtTTATGAATGAAAAGTTGTAAATGCTTGTCAAAGAATAAAATCTGAAAATCATTTGTCTGCCTGTTTCAATGACGCACAATTGCTGCCTACAATGTGTGACACCTACACAAGAACTTTACGCTGCTATAACGATTTATTCTTGGCATCTTCAGTGCAGGTGCTTGCCGCGTTTGACAGtgattttttgttatttttataaCAGGGCGTCATACTTTTACATGCCATGTTCTATTGTTAGTGAGTCGGTGGCTAACGAAGTGCACCCATCTGACAAGGCCCTATGAGGGGGTTGAATTAATTACAAGATTGCGCTGTGCACATTGCGGGTAGTTACGGGAAGGGAAACCTGTTCATGTTATAGTAGCACTTAAGTTACAACAGAACCTCACAGCTAATTGACCTCACCTAAGTGTCCCTTGTTAGTGTCACACTGTAAATGGGTAAAGTTCTGAGGATAGAACCTCATGTTCTCATTAGTACAGATACAATAGACACTGAGTCATGGTCTGGTGAgatgagatttttttttatctcacTGTCCTTATAGAACCGC encodes:
- the TIAM1 gene encoding rho guanine nucleotide exchange factor TIAM1 isoform X9; the encoded protein is MNPPDSCLSPSEFTGPQLAIMRQLTDADKLRKVICELLETERTYVKDLNCLMERYLKPLQKETFLTQDELDVLFGNLVEMVEFQVEFLKTLEDGVRLVPDLEKLEKVDQFKKVLFSLGGSFLYYADRFKLYSAFCASHTKVPKVLVKAKTDHSFKAFLDAQNPKQQHSSTLESYLIKPIQRILKYPLLLKELYSLTDAESEEHYHLDVAIKTMNKVASHINEMQKIHEEFGAVFDQLIAEQTGEIKEVADLSMGDLLLHNTVVWLNPPASLGKWKKDPELATFVFKAAVVLVYKDSSKQKKKLGGSHRASMFEDRDPFRFRHMIPTEALQLRALTTSDAETNSVCEIVHVKSESEGRPERAFHLCCSSPGGKKEFLRAVHSILRDKHRRQLLKTESLPNSQQYVPFGGKRLCALKGARPAMNRAVSAPSRSLARRRRLVRNRFTIDSDTVYSTSPDKESETDTELKPPQQTTNSGDTDRWVEEQFDLAQYEEQEDVKETDILSSDDEYCESIKGGSMEKDLSEQLEGTSISNNPISSMVQNTIGSHASRMTQLKKQTAFSGMNGSIESNADEVIWVKREDFVPARKQNTEI
- the TIAM1 gene encoding rho guanine nucleotide exchange factor TIAM1 isoform X8; its protein translation is MHQRSNIYMPGQNGVCASYKEICLPFGWCEVSAVMYCIDLMRPLNTEQVAAFCRSLNEMNPPDSCLSPSEFTGPQLAIMRQLTDADKLRKVICELLETERTYVKDLNCLMERYLKPLQKETFLTQDELDVLFGNLVEMVEFQVEFLKTLEDGVRLVPDLEKLEKVDQFKKVLFSLGGSFLYYADRFKLYSAFCASHTKVPKVLVKAKTDHSFKAFLDAQNPKQQHSSTLESYLIKPIQRILKYPLLLKELYSLTDAESEEHYHLDVAIKTMNKVASHINEMQKIHEEFGAVFDQLIAEQTGEIKEVADLSMGDLLLHNTVVWLNPPASLGKWKKDPELATFVFKAAVVLVYKDSSKQKKKLGGSHRASMFEDRDPFRFRHMIPTEALQLRALTTSDAETNSVCEIVHVKSESEGRPERAFHLCCSSPGGKKEFLRAVHSILRDKHRRQLLKTESLPNSQQYVPFGGKRLCALKGARPAMNRAVSAPSRSLARRRRLVRNRFTIDSDTVYSTSPDKESETDTELKPPQQTTNSGDTDRWVEEQFDLAQYEEQEDVKETDILSSDDEYCESIKGGSMEKDLSEQLEGTSISNNPISSMVQNTIGSHASRMTQLKKQTAFSGMNGSIESNADEVIWVKREDFVPARKQNTEI